gataaatattgaataatattcgttattcttataaatgtaataaaaagtgtaaagttaattttttgttatattttttcaatttcagaTCTCAAGAATCTATTTCAATTAAATCAATCATCTTTAAAACTATTAACCTACTACAACTTtttcatacaaaattatatgGATAAATTGTGATTATTGTTAACTTCAGTgttaagaaaaaagaaaaattatattttactaatagcgtctcttaataaatgttatatttaaaattttgaatttctcAGTTGTCCTACCTTTATcgtatcaaataatttaaatcaatgctTAGAAATTGTCAGACTTGAGACAACAATAATGAAAGCATTCTATATGTTTAACgcaacaccaaaaaaaaaattaagattaatattacaatacatctATCacggtattttataatttatcgtgCCAGTCtaatcttagatcatatacatatgattaaaatatattataatatgatctataaGAGCACGATTTAAGATTCTTAAATCGTGTCTAAGAAGTAAGAGTCTTACTGAGGTAAACCAatggtaataactattaaataataacacgggtttaagatataaatattaaatataaataatactatctaTAAACCGTGGATCAAACCatgcaaatataattattaatcattgagATAGATAAGACTACTTGTATATactcatagaccttatactaggTTATCCTTATAGGTCTATGAttataccacagaatagatttaatttaatctattctgtgattATACTTAATTGTTATCTATTTCGATGctattaattatcaaactaaGTGGAATTATCGGGTCTGGGACAGTTTTCCCGATTTTGATAACGGGAAAACTGTACCCGTCCCTGGAATTATCAATATCAGAAGGAAAAAAAGCTGATAAAAATGAATCATATTTTTGCACAggattatgaattaattatatatctGTGATctgtgattttaaaaattatcgatTTTATTGTACCGTGGTAAAATTATCGTATTTTCTTGTACGATAGTAAGTGTCTATCGTACATCGTACAAATGGCCCAAATTATCGTATGTGTACGATAATTATCGTACGGATGGCAACgcgatttttacaaatttttctaTTAAGAAAAGGATTTGATGTCGGACACTGCATGGTAAAGGGAGGATCGGGGAACAACTATTACATAACACTGCGGTCATTAGTGCACTAGCGCGCGATATCTAGTTTTACTAGACCCATGCACTGAACgaaaaaatactatacaaatcaacaaatatattttattaattatcaatcaatgatttttcataatttcaatcaaattattattcattcaatgatattttgattaaattaattaaaattttatggaatcaagtattttgaatttattaaatcaacaatgattaattaattcaataaaacctATACTGTtacttatttgtataaatataataaaataatttttgtttttattagttcaagtaaaattgtatttaattaaataatttgagtttgtaaaattaataatatttattttaaattcaagaaaataattttatcgagctataagtttataatgaaaatagatttttagaaaaaaaacccaACCTATGGCAATGATgccagttttattattatttatacccgTTGCCCGTTGGGTTTTCCTTAGTaagtaggtaaaataataaatagtatagtaaaatgtataaatattatttattgattcaaATATCGTCATATTATCATACCTACTATCGTTTATTACTGTATTGTTTTGATGTCTTCTGCAGTCGGTCGTTGGTGTTACAATATCTTAGTTACAGTTGGCCGTTACTCGTAAGgtactacctacttatacagTTTGCAACTTACGAGTTGTCTTCTTACagttactacctatatacagtttgtcagtttccaatttacaagttacagttattagttaatagttactaTACAGCTGTCAGCTACTACAGAACtaactataggtatagttaGTTCTTACTTAGTCCTGTCCTGTTGACTGGCGTGTTGTGGTaagtaatgattttttaaatattgttagaGCTGTATTCATATTTGAtgcttaaaaataagtattgcttaagctagttttcttaatttaaaaaataaaaaaattgtgatgatAACTTAAGCAATGCTTAAGGTAGGTCTCGACTAACcttaatttaagtacctaccttataCTTTTTCCTTTCTTAAGCCAAACCCTCAATCTCGTTTATGAATCTCAttttagttataagtatatagcTTTAGCAATACTATTTCTCCAACTATGAATACAGCCCTTAGTCTACGGCTTGGAACTTAATGctttataaatttagtaaatatatataccaacaTGCAATTATGCATGTAATGTTACaaaatgtgtacattataaGGTTATGGACTGGATTTAAATCGCTATAACAGCAAatccaataaacaaaaaaaatatggaaatgcAACTAGTTTCATgccctataggctataatataacttatttaatatactaaagtaattttaccattttacaGGTGCAttgtgcttttaaaaatattgtaaattgaatacagctttaaatagataaaaccataataaaggtaataagtaataacttttgACTTAgaattatgatttgttttatttgtaaaattagtGTAGATACATTTTCGGCATTGGCTTTTCACTATAAATTTATGCATTTTCTTGATCCTTTAAGCTCATATGAGTGTTCTGAGAGCAACTGTTctcaaacatttcaaaatttgaatggtCTTAGAAGGCATATACTTAGGATACACAATAATAGTTCTAAACTTACTGAAGTTAATAgtgattttaatacaaatacctCGACAAATACCATGATAAACCCAAGTCATATTAATACTTCTTGTGCACCATTAATTGATACAAATatgaatatgttaaataatagtaGTATCACTTCACCATTGTTGAATactaatcattttaatttaaaagaagcTTTAGATTTTCTAAATGTGTCAGCTGTTAAATTTAGTcttcaattacataataataataacttttctagaaaagatattttaaatattcaatgtgaaatttctgataaaatattaaattcaattatattattgctcAAAGGTACTTTAGTAGATAAGATTAATGATCCTTTATTAATATCAACCACAAATATGATTATATCTGAAATTTCTTCACTTTTTAAGTATTGTGGTAGTGAATATAAGTTGAACAAGTGGTTGTCTAACAAGGAATTAACTGCAGATATTGTGCAattcacaataaataatgaaatcaatTTTGTGTCTCATGCTGGTGAAAATGAGTatgatgaaataaatacaaagggaattttatttccattaaaattccagtttcaaaaatattatgaaaaaaatgatttacttattcaaacattacaattatatgataatttaaatatctcaGATGAtagttttttatctaatttCATTCAAGGGTCTTTATGGAAagataaagtaaaattatatcaaaataaaatagttcttccttatttcatatatattgaTGACTTTGAAATCAACAATCCCTTAGGTTCAAATGCAAATTTTCAATCTATATctgctgtatattatagttttcctCTGAGTAAAAACAACTCAAAaatttcagaaatatttttagCTGCTTTAATTAAAGCAaaagatttaaaacattttggaaaTGATTTATGTTTTAAGAATTTAGTTGATGAATTGAATAGCTTAGAAAGAGATGGGATTTCTATAAACACATCGTCTGGTAAAAAAAACGTGCATTTTATTTTGGGATTAGTTATTGGAGATAACTTGGGTCTAAATTGTATATGTGATTTTAGTAAGTCATTTTCTGCTAATTTTTACTGTCGATTTTGCAAAGTAAACAAATCATTGACCAAACATTTGGCTGTAGAAGATGAATCAATGCTTAGAGATGTTCATAATTATCAAACAGATGTTGAAATAAATGACTTTAAGGTAACAGGTATATACAAAGAATGTATTTTGAATCAAATTGATTCTTTCCACGTTACAACAAATTACTATATTGATGTTATGCATGATCTTTTTGAAGGTGTTTGTCACTACAATGTATGCCacatacttaaatattacatttcagaTGTTAAAATCATTTCCTTGGAAACACTAAATAAtaggaaacaatattttaattatggtgCCATAGAAATAGGTAATAACTCTCATACCATTGAAAAAcaccatttattaaattttcatttaaaaatgtcggcTAGAGAAATGAtgtgttttattcattttttacccTTAATGATAGGtgatttaatacctaataacgaTGATACttggctattttttttaaactttctgGAGATTATTGACATATTAATGTCACATAAGCTGACACAAGATTTAATAGCTTGCCTTAAACGActcataaaaaaacataatttagattatgttacattatttaaaGACACATTAAAACCTAAACACCACTTCTTAACTCATTATCcttcaataattcaaaaatcTGGACCACCTAGGCATTTTTGGTGTTTCAAATATGAATCGAAACACAGAGAACTTAAAATGTATGCCCGTGCTATAAcatcaagaaaaaatataacccTATCATTAGCAAAAAAATGCCAGTTAAAATTTgcagattttttattaaacgggACAAAAGATGATGATGTTATTAAagctaataaacataaaattgacTGTAGTTACCATGAGATACTAGCTGGCAGATTAGgggatacatttaaaatatatgactgTTACTCACAATTGAAATTTAAAGGTACAGTGTATAGAATTggatattatgtaacaaaatttACATATGAACttagtttttatgaaattttagaaattattctaGTAAACACAACAAATGAAATCATATTAATTCTTAAACAAATTAGAGTTGATTGCTATGTTGAACATTTGAAATCATATAAGATCGACAAAAATAAATCTGAAATTCTTACTACAGCTATGCCAATAGAGGATTTTAATGGTCCACCAATAAACATTAATACAGTTTTGGATGGATCATTAATGATTCGATTAAAAGAATATTTCTAatgtaaatgcatattatatgtatttagttaGATATAACTGCATGTATCTTAaatagatacatttatttttaaatttaattacctattaattactttcttgatatttgattttttatcttattaatgTATTCTTAAGTcttatattttacactatttaaattaaagtcaCAATGAGCCAATCATATCAGTTACCAGACAACTGttcaaatgtatttgataatatcagTGTAGATGAGAATCAACCGATGGATATGTTATCTCCAACATTGGAAAATAATGAAGTTAAAGTCCTCTTAGAGTCATGGGATCTAGTGTTTCTGTATCAAACTTgcataagtaaattattaatatacctactagtttaaaaatgtattttaactataatttaataatttgtttagatCATTATATTGATATGGCAGCGTTAAAAAACATGCAAGTACATCATGtagaaaaacttttattgtCTTATCCACttggcataataataaaatttgaaacaagtCTTAAGTTATGGCAAAAACCACTATTTGTTAATATCAGTATGGATCAGAAACAACAGATGGATATGTTATTTCcaacaatagaaaataatgaaGTTAAAGTTATCTTAGAGTCATGGGATCTAGTGTTTCTGCATCAAACTTGCATAGGTAAACTGTTATATAgtcattttaaatgcattttaacttttattaaataatttttttagataattacaTTGATATAGCAGCGTTAAAGAACATGCAAGTACATCATATAGAGAAACTTTTATTGCTTTATCCACTtggcataataattaaatttgaaaaaagtctTAAGTTATGGCAAAATACGTTTTCGGAAAAGGACATAAATACTTTGACCAATATATCTGATTCATCAATAACGTCAGCGTTACCTTTATCTATTCCTCAGTCAAAAACATCATTTTGTCTTGAAACTgtatttgaagaaaataatcAGTGTGCCTATGTAATTGATTATTTCCATCAACATAATTGTTTAAATGATTCATGCAGATCAATAATTGTAACTgctatcataaatcatattataaaagcaAAAATATCAATGTCTATTACTTTAGCAAATGTTATAGGAGACACAATTGTTGCTAAATTCCCCACTGAATTAAAAGTAAGAGTTTTCAATAGTATAAACTAAGACtaactttgaaacaatattatacagtttattttattttaggacaTATACTTCATTAAAGATTCCATTAATAAAACTCCTAAAGGGAAAATTTATTCTAAGTACTTCAATACCATCAAACAACTACAAAACCATGGTCTAGTTGATAAGAAAATATATCAGTCAACAGAAACAAATTTGCCTACAAACcgatcatcatcatcatttgataaaatgataggtatttatataacaaatttaaatatgtctTAAATGCATTTTCcatgtttataacttaattatttccAGAAATTGAAGATGTCAGTATATATATTTCACAATTGCATCATGAAGTACTTACATGGCCTGAAATAGAAACAATATGGTTGAAAACAActaattatagattaaaaaatattaaagaggagggaaatatttttcttcattGGAAGCACTTTAAAGAACCAATGGGATATAGACTTGTGagaaatttatattaacaaatttcaTTGTCTTGTActtttgtatttcattaattttgtatcttaaaatatatttttctaggttaatattgatttcaaaaaaatgtatcctaactgcaattttattgaaaactttgaaaaatctcaggcaaatgtattaactgtactgaaagaaaaaataaaagacCCTAGTTCAAAAAAACAATTAGATGAAATGTCAAAAACTGCACACTTAACTGAaagtaaataattcaatatattgtttgtttttaagaatattatattataattaaagattttttttgattttagattgTAAAAATGCTGTTCTATTCTTCCTTCTTCATTCGGTGTTTATTCCAACATCTAAAAAGACAACAAGAGATGAAAATGGCAAAATTTCATTGAAGAAGTTTTCAATTCGAGATTCTCAAAATAGTTTTGTCATATTAGGAAAAACTAGTGCAGAATTGGAggaattattatctaaaaaaaatacaaaaattcaacCATGCTTGTTGATAGTTGGTGAAATTAATGATCCTAAACAAATAATGGTGTACTTCGAtggcattaaatatattataaataccattgTAAAAGCCATTGAAATAtgctttaatattttctatgtttttaatattgaatatccgCTAGAATCTTCAAACTTTTggttatttattcaaacatactattttaagattaaaactatttatgatAAGCCTTGTATACAAGTTAACCAAACAATTTCCCAACTAAAaacttacgaaaaaaaaaacaatacttaattaaatgtattagtttCCGGTTATTGGTTAACAATTTGGggtaatttttatacttttttttgttctcaaatgttatcattattatcttttattattattaattatacaaattaagttaaaatacttatacatttttaaattttatcttacTGATGTGTtggatgaatatattattttactgttaataaaatgttttaataactaCTTGTTGTATAAactgttatttaaatacttaagctGTTATTTGACTACGTTTAtgtggttttaatattatttactcctAGTATGTTCCATActataattcaatgataaatattgataaatggttaaaaaaatggttaaaaaccaatagtaaattattattggtatttaaaataaaataggatttttattttaataaatcaattaaattcaatttatttattcaataaatatatttaaatttttaaaaaagaagtatgattaatttaatagtttttaacaatagaatgaataaatacatgatcagtttaataaactattttgatAAGATTCCTTcccaaatatataaaataaatttattaaattaataacttcttttttaattcaataactttatttattgactgcgagtttaataaaataaaatttgtattattaataattgtcttTATTGaccgtattttaataattttattattaattcaactcatagaattattaatttaacctagTTTTTACGTTCAGTGTGGTGGGAAGAATAAAGGTGCGTTGACTTGTCAACAACGTTAGAATAGGTATGCTCggggatattataatttattaaggagGCTAAAAATTCCGTGACgttacaatgtataaaaaatttacaattttaaaatactcataactcgcattaaaattaaaatataataaaaagcccaagaggttgcctagataataatcttacgtTTAGatgttataataggtcaattcgctctaatttttatactaacggagctacacgtgttctcctgagcgtaaaatttgctttGTTACGCACTTatagacggagacaacacattcgTTATCACCGCTTATCAGTTTTTGTAACTGGAtccaaacaattataatttgttatgttaaATGTACATTTAGTATGTATGTACTACTGTTCGCCGTTACTCGGTAAACGTTAGTCTGTTATTTAACACAACAGTTTATTTacggtttatatttattattttataataagctcggatattttagtatattttagtgtattatttcttaaacgttATGGCAGGAAATCATATTCTATCAATATCGTCGATTTTGGAGTGTTTTAAAGACATATTGAACAATTAAAAAGGGGGAAATTGAGTATAAATATGgtcatgttttaaaaattattgttgggGAAATCAAGCCTAGTATGCGGAATGATAAGTACAAAGTAAAATTAATGTTGAATGACTGTTGTATTGTTGACGCTGAGTGTACATGTCCTCGTGGAAAAGTAGTTTGCCACCATATAGCTGCGTTAGCACTATACACACACTATAATCTTAGTTCCACAGATCAAAGCTGTTCTTggaatgttgaaaaaatatatcatgtaatGAAGTAAGAACTATTAGTGAAATGTATGGTCGTTTTGAAAGTCCTGCTACTGATGTCACAGATGAAGATTttgctaattttaaaaaaaacgttccaTAATTTAACTGTACCTGTAGGTTTTTCGTGGTTGTTATGGCCTGAACCAGATTCAGAACCAAACAAATGTTAagctattaaattaaattctattaagAGTACAATAAATACTGATGTTTGTAAACAGTTTGTAAAAGCAAAACAATTTGATGcagttagaaaatatatatttgagaaATGTTTTATAACTGAtgatattactttaaaaattgcTGAAGAATCTATAGGTCAGAGCAAAAGTGAAATGTGGCATTACCACAAAAAGAACAGCTTAACAGCTAGTAATTTTGGTCACATTTTATCTTCttgccaaaaacaaaaattttcaaattcaaagtCACTACAAAATGATACTAATTTAAGTGGTGTTCATGCTATTCAATGGGGattgtcaaataaaatatcaggCATCAAAGTTTTAGAGCAAGAATAAAATGTTAGTGTTGTATCTACTGGGTTATGGTTATCAAATAATGGAGTTTTAGGAGCATCTTCCGATGGCTTTGTAAATTCTGAGTACATTGTAGAGATAAAATGTCCATGGACTTCCATGTACAGGAGTAAAAGTTAGATATTGAGCA
This genomic window from Metopolophium dirhodum isolate CAU chromosome 1, ASM1992520v1, whole genome shotgun sequence contains:
- the LOC132945819 gene encoding uncharacterized protein LOC132945819; this encodes MIISEISSLFKYCGSEYKLNKWLSNKELTADIVQFTINNEINFVSHAGENDFPLSKNNSKISEIFLAALIKAKDLKHFGNDLCFKNLVDELNSLERDGISINTSSGKKNVHFILGLVIGDNLGLNCICDFSKSFSANFYCRFCKVNKSLTKHLAVEDESMLRDVHNYQTDVEINDFKVTGIYKECILNQIDSFHVTTNYYIDVMHDLFEGVCHYNVCHILKYYISDVKIISLETLNNRKQYFNYGAIEIGNNSHTIEKHHLLNFHLKMSAREMMCFIHFLPLMIGDLIPNNDDTWLFFLNFLEIIDILMSHKLTQDLIACLKRLIKKHNLDYVTLFKDTLKPKHHFLTHYPSIIQKSGPPRHFWCFKYESKHRELKMYARAITSRKNITLSLAKKCQLKFADFLLNGTKDDDVIKANKHKIDCSYHEILAGRLGDTFKIYDCYSQLKFKGTVYRIGYYVTKFTYELSFYEILEIILVNTTNEIILILKQIRVDCYVEHLKSYKIDKNKSEILTTAMPIEDFNGPPININTVLDGSLMIRLKEYF
- the LOC132935174 gene encoding uncharacterized protein LOC132935174: MSQSYQLPDNCSNVFDNISVDENQPMDMLSPTLENNEVKVLLESWDLVFLYQTCINHYIDMAALKNMQVHHVEKLLLSYPLGIIIKFETSLKLWQKPLFVNISMDQKQQMDMLFPTIENNEVKVILESWDLVFLHQTCIDNYIDIAALKNMQVHHIEKLLLLYPLGIIIKFEKSLKLWQNTFSEKDINTLTNISDSSITSALPLSIPQSKTSFCLETVFEENNQCAYVIDYFHQHNCLNDSCRSIIVTAIINHIIKAKISMSITLANVIGDTIVAKFPTELKDIYFIKDSINKTPKGKIYSKYFNTIKQLQNHGLVDKKIYQSTETNLPTNRSSSSFDKMIEIEDVSIYISQLHHEVLTWPEIETIWLKTTNYRLKNIKEEGNIFLHWKHFKEPMGYRLVNIDFKKMYPNCNFIENFEKSQANVLTVLKEKIKDPSSKKQLDEMSKTAHLTENCKNAVLFFLLHSVFIPTSKKTTRDENGKISLKKFSIRDSQNSFVILGKTSAELEELLSKKNTKIQPCLLIVGEINDPKQIMVYFDGIKYIINTIVKAIEICFNIFYVFNIEYPLESSNFWLFIQTYYFKIKTIYDKPCIQVNQTISQLKTYEKKNNT